Proteins encoded by one window of Cryptococcus gattii WM276 chromosome K, complete sequence:
- a CDS encoding Mitochondrial ribosomal protein s24, putative (Similar to TIGR gene model, INSD accession AAW46298.1) has product MPVRIRFARHGHRKNPIFHLVAINSKRPRNGKPLELLGTYDPIPRVREGNTPPAAANVFAKGTQDMIVKEKKVELNVERIKYWLGVGAQPTRSAVKLLERGGVLTTPHKWQHMWSPPPPGISQPGATSSGKALENTLP; this is encoded by the exons ATGCCTGTCCGTATCAGATTTGCCCGTCACGGCCATCGCAAAAATCCCATCTTCCACCTTGTCGCCATCAACTCTAAACGACCGCGAAACGGCAAGCCTCTTGAGCTCTTGGGCACGTACGATCCCATTCCCCGTGTGCGAGAAGGCAACACCCCTCCCGCCGCCGCCAACGTGTTCGCAAAGGGTACTCAGGATATGATCGtaaaggagaagaaggtcgAGTTGAATGTGGAGAGGATAAAGTACTGGTTAGGCGTGGGAGCGCAACCTACTAGGAGTGCTGTCAAGTTACTGGAGAGG GGAGGTGTCCTCACCACTCCTCACAAGTGGCAACATATGTGGTCTCCTCCCCCTCCAGGAATCTCACAACCAGGAGCAACCAGTAGTGGAAAGGCATTGGAGAATACATTGCCATAA
- a CDS encoding Hypothetical protein (Similar to TIGR gene model, INSD accession AAW46297.1; CNK01350), giving the protein MSALNATASSSKQKKDKSKDKHNKERHHNDKSKSKKDKKSKSEKHEKGEKSPFEHREMRMRLSVPPKFAGDVMAGVRDQLDGMIMQYLPEVKGVLIAHWDHSFDDDTAKIINECPFEVVNVEFHAIYWAPKIGQKLRGIHSISSPSHLSLIFAGAFNVSIPIQHIPADLYEFEETDEVVETKSDDGSEVEYIDQSEMEMEETGRWRNKKTGEFFGKRELVKFTVIGMQVTNQMLSLTGSLLEDPSNPPPAPEIVAVPIMPSPSPSPEPQQPHPAKKARTQPQPQTKQVVKDEVDTSKMTARELKAYRKEEEKKKRDARKARKEGRTEDDAEGEEQEEGGAGMKRKADEQESEKRKKKKE; this is encoded by the exons ATGTCCGCCCTAAACGCCACCGCGTCGTCTTCCAAACAAAAGAAGGACAAGTCCAAGGACAAGCACAACAAAGAGAGACATCACAATGACAAGTCCAAGTCGaaaaaggacaagaagTCCAAGAGCGAGAAGCATgaaaaaggggaaaagtCCCCATTTGAGCACAGGGAGATGAGAATGAGGTTAAGTGTACCTCCAAAGTTTGCCGGTGATGTTATGGCAGGTGTGAGGGATCAGCTGGATGGGATGATCATGCA ATATCTGCCCGAAGTCAAGGGTGTTCTCATCGCCCATTGGGATCATAGCTTCGACGATGACACGGCAAAGATCATAAACGAGTGTCCCTTCGAGGTCGTCAACGTTGAATTTCATGCCATCTACTGGGCTCCCAAGATTGGACAAAAACTCC GTGGTATTCactccatctcctctccatcccATCTGTCCCTCATCTTCGCTGGCGCTTTCAACGTCTCTATCCCTATCCAGCATATTCCTGCTGACCTCTATGAATTTGAGGAAACCGACGAGGTCGTTGAAACAAAAAGCGACGACGGTAGTGAAGTCGAGTATATTGATCAAAGcgagatggaaatggaagaAACGGGTAGGTGGAGGAACAAGAAAACTGGCGAGTTTTTTGGCAAGAGAGAGTTAGTCAAGTTTACCGTCATTGG GATGCAAGTTACAAATCAAATGCTCTCCCTGACAGGGTCCCTCCTTGAAGACCCCTCTAACCCTCCTCCTGCCCCCGAAATTGTTGCCGTTCCTATCATGCCTTCGCCAAGCCCTTCACCTGAACCTCAGCAACCTCATCCCGCCAAAAAGGCTCGCACCCAGCCTCAGCCTCAAACCAAGCAAGTAGTCAAGGACGAGGTGGACACTAGTAAAATGACCGCAAGGGAGCTGAAGGCTTACAgaaaggaggaggaaaagaagaagagggatgcgaggaaggcgaggaaagaaggacGGACGGAGGATGATgctgaaggagaggagCAAGAGGAAGGTGGAGCTGGCATGAAAAGGAAGGCCGATGAACAGGAGAGcgaaaagaggaagaagaagaaggagtAG
- a CDS encoding uncharacterized protein (Similar to TIGR gene model, INSD accession AAW46296.1) has protein sequence MPFLPRASFPFSPHTPSWFAGHMARSLRELPPLLENINLVIEARDARLPLTSINPIFDGVLRRWKARAKIEGERERIVVYTKRDLAETRFEGPLTKAFMRNGSQKIMFADTRKNPDVSHILRYAVDLAQESAPFSPTYSILVLGMPNVGKSSLLNALRRVGLRKGKAFQTGAIAGVTKKLTGTVRIYEDPQVYVYDTPGVMMPYLGKGEEGGEKGLKLALTAGIKEDLFELDAISDYLLWKMNRRYVSEPSLPSYLSSLPLPPSFEPTDHLPTLLSALSNRLAAKQKGGEEDWESVMRWFVRAWREGKMGEWTLDELVPYRPAEVLLPREVENMRLERETVDLPIADVPERQMSQVELESHVNEAVTAYLSTLSSSTSLENPASASQQRKISKSKRLQEKDAKLRGKGINVKRREEWQPGGVVSGGKRKGMSVKSTMGAAGRAVRRRG, from the exons ATGCCATTCCTCCCACGAGCATCATTCCCGTTTTCCCCTCACACCCCTTCGTGGTTTGCGGGCCACATGGCTCGATCTCTTCGCGAATTACCTCCCTTACTGGAGAACATCAACCTTGTCATCGAGGCTCGTGATGCTCGGTTGCCGCTTACAAGTATCAATCCAATCTTTGACGGGGTATTGAGGCGATGGAAAGCTAGGGCCAAGAtagaaggagaaagggaaagaatCGTCGTGTACACGAAAAGGGATTTGGCGGAAACCAGGTTTGAAGGG CCCTTGACAAAAGCCTTTATGCGCAATGGCAGCCAAAAGATTATGTTTGCAGACACTCGCAAAAACCCAGACGTCTCACACATTCTGCGATACGCTGTTG ATCTTGCTCAAGAATCTGCTCCGTTCTCCCCCACATACTCAATCCTTGTCCTTGGTATGCCCAATGTCGGCAAATCATCTTTATTGAATGCCCTTCGCCGAGTTGGTCTGCGCAAGGGCAAGGCGTTCCAGACTGGTGCTATAGCTGGTGTGACCAAAAAGTTGACAGGAACGGTCAGAATATATGAAGATCCCCAGGTATATGTGTACGATACGCCTGGAGTCATGATGCCCTATCTGGGTAAGGGTGAGGAAGGCGGAGAGAAGGGCCTGAAATTGGCTTTAACAG CTGGCATTAAGGAAGACCTGTTTGAACTAGACGCCATCTCAGATTATCTCTTGTGGAAGATGAACCGTCGCTACGTTTCAGAGCCATCAC TTCCTTCTTACCTCTCCTCACTACCACTCCCGCCCTCCTTCGAGCCAACTGACCACCTTCCTACTCTTCTTTCCGCTTTATCCAACCGTTTAGCTGCAAAGCAAAAGGGCGGTGAGGAAGACTGGGAGAGTGTTATGCGATGGTTTGTGCGAGCGTGGAGAGAAGGTAAGATGGGAGAATGGACACTGGATGAACTGGTGCCGTATCGACCGGCTGAAGTTTTATTGCCGCGCGAGGTCGAGAACATGCGCTTGGAAAGAGAGACTGTCGACCTCCCCATAGCCGACGTTCCAGAACGACAAATGTCGCAGGTCGAATTGGAATCTCATGTTAACGAGGCCGTCACCGCATATCTTTCGaccctctcctcctcaacaTCGCTTGAAAACCCAGCCTCTGCCTCTCAGCAACGCAAGATATCCAAGTCTAAGCGTCTTCAAGAAAAGGATGCGAAGTTACGAGGGAAGGGTATCAAtgtgaagaggagagaagagtGGCAACCGGGTGGCGTAGTGAGTGggggaaagagaaaggggATGAGTGTGAAGAGTACCATGGGCGCTGCCGGGAGAGCTGTCAGACGGCGAGGATAG
- a CDS encoding Calcium ion transporter, putative (Similar to TIGR gene model, INSD accession AAW46295.1): protein MASPSIVEPEPEPDIEGHNPQQQIHTNTTASSGYPSTTGDTTSQQQQHVLSEPEPGSSAPALKQTTTLRTILKPRSRPGHARAPSIKISEADPVSHDTADLPSRPNSAPTISVGGNSGSAFGRNRLAPLKNISIPLPPKMGPPEIEKEKVQKTFMEPTWKQCFHNTIKAQPALVAVPIILPISWALHFSHQNPIAIFVTSLIAIVPIAGGLGFATEELAHRVGEAWGGLLNASFGNAVELLIAILALVKGQLDIVQASMVGSILSNVLLVLGMSYFAGGLRFHEQLYTIIGAQMHISLLGISLMAIVLPAAYHYAYPSTSDVVSSTRAGSQPEGAELDSLLKMSRGLSFILLAVYAMFLTFQLYTHAYLFRIPLEKVRHPLPGPAPHHEHVFPRPHWVDSIVDSSSSSSSSASSIRSERSHRRFRKFRKFSVSSKKEQREKEEQGADGHEADNEGEPRQTLDDAPKPETPPVNEKNDNTINHTSSVSPFRTSSNISDTLRPSVTNEDIERQSVVSSAQSEHVIVDEDGTVHVQPKVKFQFALGMLLLMTALAGVTAEWLVDSIDGLTATGNVSREFVGLILLPVIGNSVEHITAVTVSVKDKLNLSMSIAVGSSIQVSLCLLPILVLIGWAIGQPMLLFFDTFETMTLVISVLLVNFAISDGRTNYLEGFVMMMAYLSIALVCW, encoded by the exons ATGGCTTCCCCTTCCATCGTTGAGCCAGAACCTGAACCTGATATAGAGGGCCATAATCCCCAACAACAGATACATACGAACACTACAGCATCTTCCGGCTATCCTTCCACTACCGGTGACACCACAAGtcaacagcagcaacatGTCCTATCAGAACCGGAACCTGGTAGCTCAGCTCCTGCCCTCAAACAAACTACCACTTTGCGCACTATCTTGAAACCTCGATCTCGACCTGGTCATGCACGTGCGCCATCAATCAAGATCTCTGAAGCAGACCCAGTCAGCCATGATACTGCCGATCTTCCCAGTCGTCCAAACAGCGCACCCACTATCTCTGTGGGCGGCAACTCTGGCTCGGCATTTGGGAGAAATAGGCTTGCTCCATTGAAGAATATTTCAATTCCTTTGCCTCCCAAGATGGGACCCCCCGAAAttgagaaagagaaggtACAGAAGACTTTCATGGAGCCCACATGGAAACAATGCTTTCAC AACACCATCAAGGCTCAACCTGCCCTTGTTGCGGTGCCGATCATTCTTCCCATCAGTTGGGCATTGCATTTTAGTCATCAAAACCCCATAGCCATTTTCGTGACAAGCTTAATCGCCATTGTGCCAATCGCTGGTGGACTAGGTTTCGCCACTGAAGAGCTGGCTCATCGAGTTGGAGAAGCTTGGGGCGGGTTGCTTAACGCATCCTTTGGTAACGCCGTGGAACTTTTGATCGCAATTCTGGCCTTGGTCAAGGGTCAGCTTGATATAGTACAGGCTAGTATGGTTGGGTCCATTTTGAGTAACG TATTGCTCGTGCTTGGTATGAGCTACTTTGCCGGTGGTCTTCGATTCCACGAACAGTTATACACCATCATTGGTGCTCAGATGCACATTTCTTTGTTGGGTATTTCT CTCATGGCGATCGTCCTTCCTGCCGCCTATCATTACGCCTATCCATCTACGTCCGATGTTGTCTCTAGCACCAGAGCAGGATCACAACCTGAAGGCGCGGAGTTGGACAGCTTGCTCAAAATGTCGAGGGGTTTGAGCTTCATCTTGCTTGCTGTTTATGCCATGTTCCTCACTTTTCAGTTGTACA CCCACGCGTATCTTTTCAGAATTCCCCTTGAAAAGGTACGACACCCACTTCCAGGCCCAGCGCCACATCACGAGCACGTCTTCCCGAGGCCTCATTGGGTTGACTCAATCGTTGATTCCTCAAGTTCCAGCAGTTCATCTGCTTCATCAATTAGGTCCGAAAGGTCCCACAGACGATTCAGGAAGTTCAGAAAATTTTCAGTATCTTCTAAGAAGGAACAGcgagaaaaggaggagCAGGGCGCTGATGGACATGAAGCGGATAATGAGGGAGAGCCACGACAGACCCTCGATGATGCGCCGAAACCCGAAACTCCCCCAGTCAACGAGAAGAACGATAATACAATCAATCACACATCCTCTGTCAGTCCGTTCAGGACGAGCTCAAATATTTCAGATACCCTCCGACCATCTGTCACCAATGAGGATATTGAGCGCCAGTCTGTCGTGTCATCAGCACAGTCTGAGCACGTCATTGTCGACGAAGACGGTACAGTGCATGTCCAGCCAAAGGTCAAGTTTCAATTTGCCTTGGGTATGTTGCTTTTGATGACTGCCCTGGCCGGTGTCACCGCCGAGTGGCTTGTGGATTCCATTGATGGTCTTACTGCCACGGGTAATGTTTCAAGAGAATTTGTTGGTTTGATCCTATTGCCTGTGATTGGTAACTCCGTCGAACATATTACGGCTGTAACGGTATCGGTCAAGGACAAGCTGAATCTTTCGATGAGCATTGCGGTGGGCAGTAGTATCCAGGTATCGCTGTGTCTATTGCCAATTCTGGTTCTTATCGGATGGGCAATCGGGCAGCCAATGTTGCTCTTTTTTGACACTTTTGAAAC TATGACCTTAGTAATTTCAGTTCTGCTGGTCAATTTCGCCATTTCTGATGGAAGAACCAACTATCTTGAAGGATTTGTAATGATGATGGCGTACCTATCTATTGCCCTGGTTTGCTGGTGA
- a CDS encoding DNA replication activator 1 subunit1 (Replication factor C subunit 1), putative (Similar to TIGR gene model, INSD accession AAW46294.1), whose translation MSSKADSPKKKPANKADQPAGKDIRGFNSQKTGITKQVGTKSGSGKKPIMIDDSDEEPEKVLKKQSPSKAAPPSSASNSATSKHFGYKAIVLSSDEEPAPAGSKSIAKSAPMVASKPIMTRKPALAKRKLLNDSESEEEGYKPQPKRRSLGGRAGKESDDEGTKSTKKGKRENDDDFDDDDEEYNFDDEDEPRQKPKLKSTAKKPLAAPMKSTPVKKPAAPKTAKTAEPEKKEEKKFDWRAAAAARAAGPKAPGSKEIPEGAPDCLAGLTFVFTGEMESLGREDAQELVRRYSGKVTTAPSGKTSYVVVGENAGVSKLNKVKEKKIPMIDEDEFLELIRQRSGKGPGGTVDKAAMEKASKTREKEEKKILEQAREMEEREKKEEKERIRKQKALEGQGMAVKKTGPASAQLWTTKYAPTSLKEICGNKAPVERLGQWLKDWQNNYKANFKKPGKDGMGIYRAVLISGPPGIGKTTSAHLMAKEAGYTPLELNASDTRSKKLIENETNVDNKSLDGFFKGQGIGTNAAGLKIGSRTCLIMDEVDGMSAGDRGGVGALNTLIRKTKIPMILICNDRTLQKMKPLQSTTFNMTFRRPQPNEIRSRIMSILHKEKLKIPPNVVDELIKGVNSDIRQVLNMLSTFKLGKSEMNFDEGKQLVKVNEKNTIMTPFTIIDKLTGPYAFSKNSKETLNDRIELYFHDFSFVPLFMQEHYLKTNPTALNNLDGPEKNLKHLELVSKAADSISDGDLIDRMIHGSEQHWSLLPLHAVASTVKPAMQVYGAMRSQGGGWGSWGPAFPQWLGQNSKQNKLQRQLTDIQIRMRLRVSGSRAEIREQYMPLLASKIVSPLIDRGAAAVEETIEYMDEYYLGKDDWDAFVELGVDTMRDEDILKKIPSATKASFTRQYNKTDHPIAFHKGDLFAGTKKKIDVGPVPDNEDVFEEDEPVPDEPEEDKSEEEDPLQDKLIKAVKPKGKATAKSASKPTVTKGAKSKAMK comes from the exons ATGTCTTCAAAAGCAGACTCTCCCAAGAAGAAGCCTGCTAACAAGGCTGACCAGCCGGCGGGCAAGGACATTCGTGGTTTT AATTCACAAAAGACTGGCATAACAAAACAAGTAGGAACTAAAAGTGGTTCAGGCAAAAAGCCGATCATGATTGATGACAGCGATGAGGAGCCTGAAAAGGTTCTCAAGAAACAGTCGCCTTCCAAAGCTGCTCCTCCATCATCTGCATCAAACAGCGCTACATCGAAACACTTTGGATAC AAGGCAATTGTACTATCTTCGGACGAAGAGCCTGCCCCTGCTGGATCGAAATCTATTGCTAAATCCGCACCCATGGTCGCGTCCAAGCCAATAATGACAAGAAAACCGGCATTGGCAAAGCGCAAACTTCTTAACGACTCCGAGTCTGAGGAAGAGGGCTACAAACCGCAGCCGAAGAGACGGAGTCTAGGAGGAAGAGCCGGCAAGGAGTCTGATGACGAAGGTACGAAGAGCACcaaaaagggaaagagggaGAACGACGACGATTTTGAT gatgacgatgaggaGTACAATTTCGACGATGAAGACGAGCCTCGACAAAAGCCCAAGCTAAAATCAACTGCAAAGAAGCCTCTTGCCGCTCCCATGAAGTCTACGCCAGTCAAGAAACCGGCGGCACCTAAGACTGCTAAGACGGCCGAAccagagaagaaggaggagaagaagttTGA TTGGCGAGCGGCGGCAGCAGCGCGTGCTGCTGGCCCTAAAGCTCCAGGATCCAAGGAAATCCCTGAGGGTGCCCCCGACTGTCTTGCAGGCCTCACGTTTGTCTTCACaggagagatggagagCCTGGGAAGGGAGGATGCGCAGGAGCTCGTTAGACGGTATTCTGG AAAGGTTACCACAGCTCCTTCTGGAAAAACTTCTTATGTCGTAGTTGGCGAAAACGCTGGTGTCTCCAAACTCAACAAGgtcaaggagaagaaaatTCCTATGATTGACGAAGATGAATTCCTTGAACTTATTCGTCAAAGATCTGGTAAGGGACCTGGTGGAACAGTAGATAAGGCGGCTATGGAGAAGGCCAGCAAGACAcgggagaaggaggagaagaagatccTAGAGCAGGCTagggagatggaggagagggaaaagaaagaggaaaaggagagaatAAGGAAGCAGAAAGCTCTGGAAGGACAAGGTATGGCTGTTAA AAAAACGGGTCCTGCATCAGCCCAGCTGTGGACGACCAAGTATGCTCCTACTAGTCTGAAGGAGATTTGTGGCAATAAAGCTCCTGTCGAACGCCTGGGTCAGTGGTTGAAAGATTG GCAAAATAATTACAAAGCAAATTTCAAAAAACCCGGCAAAGATGGCATGGGCATTTATCGCGCTGTTCTCATTTCTGGTCCTCCTGGTATAGGCAAAACTACCTCTGCTCATTTAATGGCAAAAGAGGCCGGTTATACTCCATTAGAACTGAATGCGAGTGATACTCGAAGCAAAAAGCTAATCGAGAATGAAACAAATGTCGATAACAAGAGTTTGGATGGGTTCTTCAAGGGTCAAGGGATCGGT ACAAATGCCGCGGGCTTGAAAATCGGCTCCAGAACCTGCTTGATCATGGACGAAGTAGATGGAATGTCCGCCGGTGACAGAGGTGGTGTCGGCGCTCTAAACACATTGATCAGGAAGACTAAG ATCCCAATGATCTTGATCTGTAACGATCGTACGTTACAAAAAATGAAGCCGTTACAGAGCACGACTTTCAACATGACGTTCAGGAG GCCCCAGCCGAATGAGATTCGCTCAAGGATTATGTCTATCTTGCACAA GGAAAAGCTCAAGATCCCCCCCAACGTCGTTGATGAGCTTATAAAGGGAGTCAATTCTGATATTCGCCAGGTTCTAAACATGCTCTCCACGTTTAAGCTTGGTAAGAGTGAAATGAACTTTGACGAAGGGAAGCAATT AGTCAAGGTCAATGAGAAGAACACAATCATGACGCCTTTTACTATCATCGATAAACTCACAGGCCCATATGCTTTTTCCAAAAATAGCAAAGAAACATTGAATGATAGAATAGAGCTATATTTCCACGATTTCAGCTTTGTGCCTCTTTTCATGCAG GAGCATTACCTCAAAACAAACCCTACTGCCTTAAACAACCTCGACGGTCCCGAGAAGAACCTCAAGCACCTTGAATTAGTATCCAAGGCTGCGGACTCTATATCCGACGGTGATCTAATTGATCGTATGATTCACGGTTCGGAGCAGCATTGGTCTCTGTTACCGCTGCATGCTGTAGCGTCTACGGTAAAGCCTGCCATGCAAGTGTATGGTGCAATGAGAAGTCAAGGTGGTGGATGGGGCAGCTGGGGTCCTGCTTTCCCTCA ATGGCTCGGACAAAACTCGAAGCAGAACAAACTTCAAAGACAGCTTACGGATATTCAAATTCGTATGCGTCTGCGAGTGTCAGGAAGCAGAGCGGAGATTAGAGAGCAGTACATGCCGCTCTTGGCCAGCAAGATTGTATCTCCTCTCATTGATCGCGGTGCT GCGGCTGTAGAAGAGACGATTGAGTACATGGACGAATATTATCTTGGAAAAGACGATTGGGATGCGTTTGTCGAACTTGGTGTGGATACGATGCGCGATGAGGACATCCTGAAGAAAATTCCAAGCGCTACGAAGGCTTCTTTCACCAGACA GTACAACAAGACTGATCACCCGATTGCGTTCCATAAGGGTGATTTGTTCGCGGGGACAAAGAAAAAGATTGACGTTGGGCCAGTGCCCGACAATGAGGATGTTTTCGAA GAAGACGAGCCTGTACCGGATGAGCCTGAAGAGGATAAgagcgaagaagaggatcCGTTACAGGATAAATTGATCAAGGCTGTAAAGCCGAAAGGTAAAGCCACGGCCAAATCTGCATCAAAACCGACTGTAACCAAAGGAGCAAAGTCAAAAGCTATGAAGTAG
- a CDS encoding DNA replication origin binding protein, putative (Similar to TIGR gene model, INSD accession AAW46293.1), whose product MPPTAKRPRQKSPQPEEPEAQLRESPDPEASASHLVSFLSGYADHQSDEEENEQDLDDDDADRYEPSDQEGDAEDGVNGEEEETRVTPRKMGLLPASANSTPRSKKGTPKKRKPGSTTPTPRRTPVKTPKRSLLLLGPGNGEDEDAGIIRASKADGYFTLMAQTSKTSGNSYSLLAEPLSKEAYERYIVESSKIRATLMPPETFTGKFHQWEKELETGFNLLFYGFGSKRPTLNLFAQKCLAKKGHVVVVNGFFPGLGIRDVLNEVEDRLEVPQNVSVPAYCSTPLERAAHRIYAYLLPPAAIQSSSRKNWPTASAPLYLVIHNIDAQSLRTPRSIAILSLLASSPRIHIIASFDHVHTPIIFSTSLSSSPPHSYPDGGWRGTPQKHRGFNWIHHSLTTYAPYDLELSYLRLSAQSLTPSGSGTGGISEEGALQILKSVPIKAARLLKLTLTQQLSRLPSHPKWHVAYPAPSSGSGTAPPFAVDGNLLSKTAKDKFIATEDERFEAFMGEYKDHGLVAEASVASEIDENRDGPVVEGRKEGRWFWVPLGKAAIERILQNMEDIES is encoded by the coding sequence ATGCCTCCCACAGCAAAACGACCTCGTCAGAAATCACCACAACCTGAAGAACCTGAAGCACAACTTCGCGAGTCGCCAGACCCAGAAGCGAGCGCATCACACCTTGTCTCTTTCCTAAGCGGTTACGCCGATCATCAATcagatgaagaagaaaacgAACAGGATTTggatgacgatgatgcAGACAGATATGAGCCTTCAGATCAGGAGGGGGATGCGGAGGATGGGGTTAatggggaggaggaagagacaAGAGTTACGCCTCGCAAGATGGGTCTTTTACCAGCATCAGCGAACAGCACCCCTCGATCGAAAAAGGGAACACCCAAAAAACGCAAACCCGGATCGACCACCCCCACCCCACGAAGGACTCCTGTCAAGACCCCTAAGCGTTCACTCCTTCTGCTTGGCCCCGGTAAtggtgaggatgaggatgcCGGGATCATCAGAGCCTCCAAGGCAGACGGATACTTTACACTTATGGCGCAAACGTCAAAAACTTCGGGAAACAGCTATTCTCTTTTGGCCGAGCCTCTATCAAAAGAGGCTTATGAAAGATATATTGTCGAATCATCAAAAATTCGTGCTACCTTAATGCCGCCAGAGACGTTTACCGGCAAGTTCCATCAGTGGGAGAAAGAACTTGAAACAGGCTTCAACCTCCTTTTCTACGGTTTTGGCTCTAAGCGTCCTACACTGAACCTATTCGCTCAAAAGTGTCTTGCCAAGAAAGGACATGTAGTTGTGGTCAACGGCTTCTTCCCAGGTTTAGGTATCAGGGACGTTCTCAACGAAGTTGAAGATCGGTTAGAAGTCCCGCAAAATGTCTCTGTGCCAGCTTACTGCTCGACTCCTTTAGAACGAGCTGCTCATCGCATCTACGCCTATCTTTTACCTCCTGCTGCTATACAATCATCCTCGCGAAAGAATTGGCCCACTGCTTCAGCTCCTCTCTATCTGGTGATACATAATATCGACGCACAATCCCTTCGAACGCCCAGGTCTATAGCTATCCTGTCTCTATTAGCTTCCTCTCCACGAATCCATATAATAGCGTCTTTTGACCACGTTCATACCCCAATTATTTTCTCCACATCTCTTTCCAGCTCACCGCCCCACTCGTATCCTGATGGTGGTTGGCGAGGCACCCCGCAAAAACACAGAGGGTTCAACTGGATACATCACAGTCTCACCACCTATGCCCCCTATGATCTCGAACTATCCTATTTGCGTTTATCGGCACAATCGCTTACACCTTCTGGCTCTGGAACAGGTGGCATATCCGAAGAGGGTGCTCTTCAAATCCTTAAATCTGTACCTATCAAGGCAGCCCGATTGCTTAAACTCACTCTTACTCAACAACTCTCCCGTTTACCGTCTCATCCAAAATGGCATGTGGCTTACCCTGCTCCCTCCAGTGGCAGTGGTACTGCTCCGCCCTTCGCAGTGGATGGAAATTTATTGAGCAAAACTGCGAAAGATAAGTTCATTGCTACGGAGGACGAACGTTTTGAGGCGTTCATGGGAGAATATAAAGACCACGGGTTGGTGGCCGAAGCAAGTGTAGCCAGTGAGATAGATGAAAACCGTGATGGACCGGTAGTcgaaggaaggaaggaaggaagatggtTTTGGGTGCCATTAGGCAAAGCAGCAATTGAACGAATTTTGCAGAATATGGAAGACATAGAAAGCTAG
- a CDS encoding Hypothetical protein (Similar to TIGR gene model, INSD accession AAW46217.1; CNK01300) translates to MSSAGPSRSPQPSSRFHPYTLHPHTHSHPSHHAENHRTKSRRSYRSPARSAKGEYPPSPPRSGRDASETPSVSLSMAFGGIGGGKWWDEELPPPPASLASILESFRKSGEGDRELLLSILGAKKAEEEVSGVHIMYIWAVTDFDFQRLSAMIHTRLTVLQARLSLHQAAAVGAMPLPVMSVPPPADLAMSNTSPNPQQPPIPRSEDLDRSPERTPSLTSRDSGRSSSAGVASPPAQTASEFMPPPPRPVAHAYGQGYEKEREDPRPRFWQLHPNPASRVPPRPSGQDLPPLREAAEGLNKERRRGGSRSISPKDNGMGAGVGRDGRDRSGSGLEMLLDVGMRGLESERRA, encoded by the exons ATGTCTTCAGCAGGCCCTTCACGCTCCCCTCAGCCCTCCTCCCGCTTTCATCCCTACACTCTCCATCCGCACACCCACTCTCATCCCTCTCATCATGCGGAAAACCACCGCACAAAATCTCGCCGCTCTTACCGCTCACCTGCCCGTAGTGCAAAGGGCGAGTACCCACCCAGTCCTCCTCGTTCAGGACGAGATGCCAGTGAGACCCCGAGCGTATCATTGTCCATGGCTTTTGGTGGCATAGGTGGTGGTAAATGGTGGGACGAAGAATTG CCGCCCCCTCCAGCCTCATTGGCCAGCATCCTTGAATCATTCCGAAAAAGTGGTGAAGGCGATCGAGAATTACTGTTGAGCATCCTTGGGGCCAAAAAGGCCGAGGAGGAGGTCAGTGGTGTGCATATTATGTATATATGGGCGGTCACTGATTTCGACTTCCAGAGATTATCAGCGATGATCCACACTCGACTGACTGTTCTCCAGGCTCGGCTTTCTTTGCACCAGGCAGCCGCTGTGGGTGCCATGCCCCTGCCTGTCATGTCTGTTCCTCCACCTGCGGACTTGGCCATGTCTAACACTTCTCCCAACCCTCAGCAACCTCCAATACCTCGATCTGAAGACTTAGACAGGTCGCCTGAGCGTACACCATCTCTCACATCTCGCGACTCTGGCCGTTCATCATCTGCCGGTGTTGCCTCTCCTCCTGCTCAGACAGCGAGCGAGTTTATGCCCCCTCCTCCCCGGCCTGTTGCTCATGCGTACGGGCAAGGGTACGAGAAGGAGCGGGAAGATCCTCGACCTCGATTCTGGCAGCTCCACCCCAACCCTGCCTCTCGTGTTCCTCCACGCCCGTCAGGGCAAGaccttcctccccttcGAGAGGCTGCTGAAGGCCTCAACAAGGAGAGGCGTCGTGGCGGAAGCAGATCAATCAGTCCAAAAGATAATGGTATGGGCGCCGGTGTTGGTCGCGATGGAAGAGATCGATCAGGAAGTGGTCTCGAAATGTTGTTGGATGTTGGTATGAGAGGGTTGGAGAGTGAACGACGGGCATAA